From Nocardioides sp. HDW12B, the proteins below share one genomic window:
- a CDS encoding glutamate--cysteine ligase — MRIDFTPSPAPTLGVEWELALVDRSTRDLSNTAGDLLASARPRLPDPGRLHQELLRNTVEVVTGICPTVRSAADDLRSTLEVVLGSTDALGVDLMGAGTHPFASWSEQQLTEGHRYEELINRTQWWGRQMLIWGVHVHVGMPDRERVMPVLSAVLNHYPHLLALSASSPLWAGTDTGYASNRALMFQQLPTAGLPFQFTRWEEFERFAEDQTVTGVIDTLSEIRWDVRPACHLGTLENRVCDGVSDLRDLTALVALVQCLVVDLDTRLAAGETLPTMPPWHVQENKWRAARYGLDAIVILDEHSTERLVTDDLHDLLERLAPVAERLDCTTELASVADLVERGASYQRQRRVSEATGGDLRAVVDSVVRELPASL; from the coding sequence GTGCGGATCGACTTCACGCCCTCCCCGGCGCCCACCCTCGGTGTCGAGTGGGAGCTGGCGCTCGTGGACCGCTCGACCCGCGACCTGTCCAACACCGCGGGCGACCTGCTGGCCTCCGCGCGCCCCCGGCTGCCCGACCCCGGTCGGCTGCACCAAGAGCTGCTGCGCAACACCGTCGAGGTGGTGACCGGCATCTGCCCCACGGTCCGCTCGGCCGCCGACGACCTGCGCAGCACCCTCGAGGTGGTGCTCGGCAGCACCGACGCGCTGGGAGTCGACCTCATGGGCGCCGGCACCCACCCGTTCGCCTCCTGGTCCGAGCAGCAGCTCACCGAGGGCCACCGCTACGAGGAGCTGATCAACCGCACCCAGTGGTGGGGGCGCCAGATGCTGATCTGGGGCGTGCACGTCCACGTCGGGATGCCCGACCGGGAGCGGGTGATGCCCGTGCTCTCCGCCGTGCTCAACCACTACCCCCACCTGCTGGCGCTGTCGGCCTCCAGCCCGCTGTGGGCCGGCACCGACACCGGCTACGCGTCGAACCGCGCCCTGATGTTCCAGCAGCTGCCCACCGCCGGGCTGCCCTTCCAGTTCACCCGGTGGGAGGAGTTCGAGAGGTTCGCCGAGGACCAGACCGTCACAGGGGTCATCGACACGCTGTCGGAGATCCGCTGGGACGTCCGCCCCGCCTGCCACCTCGGGACCCTGGAGAACCGGGTCTGCGACGGGGTCTCCGACCTGCGCGACCTGACTGCCCTCGTGGCGCTGGTGCAGTGCCTGGTGGTCGACCTCGACACGCGGCTGGCCGCGGGGGAGACCCTGCCGACCATGCCGCCGTGGCACGTGCAGGAGAACAAGTGGCGCGCCGCGCGCTACGGCCTCGACGCCATCGTGATCCTCGACGAGCACAGCACCGAGCGCCTCGTGACCGACGACCTGCACGACCTCCTCGAGCGCCTCGCGCCGGTGGCCGAGCGGCTGGACTGCACCACCGAGCTGGCCTCGGTCGCCGACCTCGTCGAGCGGGGCGCCTCCTACCAGCGGCAGCGCCGGGTCTCCGAGGCCACCGGGGGCGACCTCCGGGCGGTCGTCGACAGCGTCGTCAGAGAGCTGCCCGCGTCCCTGTGA
- a CDS encoding alkaline phosphatase D family protein, with protein MTPPTSPSSPLALDRRTLIATAGASAAALTVAGATGGPASAASRHFRHGVASGDPRPRSVLLWTRVTPTEAAQPGSGAGPTVTVGWQVATDPDFRRVVASGRVRTGSGRDHTVKLDARGLSPATDYFYRFTYGGGTSRTGRTRTAPAEGADNGHLRFGLVSCSNLQAGFFSPYRHLADRDDLDAVLHMGDYIYEYGPGEYGYGQGEEDIRRHDPPKEIVSLRDYRRRHAQYKQDPDLQRLHAKAAFVTTWDDHEVTNDQWRRGAENHDSSEGDYLARRARAHRAYDEWMPTRMGDAAAVGDGTRLYRRLRFGRLLELSMLDLRTYRSKQAAAPVEPAVDDPARTITGDRQMAWLKQSLAEDRALWKVVGNPVMIAPVRLANLPADALQGIQDTTGLLPPEGVPYNVDQWDGYTADRREVLAHLRDHGVLNAVFLTGDIHSAWACDVPLDASTYPVTDSVATEFVCTSVTSNNLDDITGSPPRTSSIAVEEAIKTANRHIKYLNFDDHGYSVVDVTRDRLQVDYFVISDRRDRDAGSRREQSWATTVNSQSVTRVEQGIDG; from the coding sequence ATGACCCCCCCGACCTCCCCGTCCAGCCCGCTCGCCCTGGACCGCCGTACCCTCATCGCCACCGCCGGAGCCTCCGCCGCCGCGCTGACCGTGGCCGGCGCCACGGGCGGCCCAGCGTCCGCCGCCAGCCGTCACTTCCGCCACGGCGTCGCCAGCGGCGACCCCCGTCCACGCAGCGTCCTGCTCTGGACCCGGGTCACCCCGACCGAGGCCGCCCAGCCCGGCAGCGGCGCCGGCCCAACCGTCACCGTCGGGTGGCAGGTCGCCACCGACCCCGACTTCCGCCGGGTGGTGGCGTCGGGTCGCGTGCGCACCGGCTCCGGGCGCGACCACACCGTCAAGCTCGACGCCCGTGGCCTCAGCCCGGCCACCGACTACTTCTACCGCTTCACCTACGGGGGCGGCACCAGCCGGACCGGGCGCACCCGCACCGCTCCGGCCGAGGGCGCCGACAACGGCCACCTCCGCTTCGGCCTGGTCTCCTGCTCCAACCTGCAGGCCGGCTTCTTCTCGCCCTACCGCCACCTCGCCGACCGCGACGACCTCGACGCCGTGCTGCACATGGGCGACTACATCTACGAGTACGGCCCCGGCGAGTACGGCTACGGCCAGGGCGAGGAGGACATCCGCCGCCACGACCCGCCGAAGGAGATCGTCAGCCTGCGCGACTACCGGCGCCGGCACGCGCAGTACAAGCAGGACCCCGACCTGCAGCGCCTGCACGCCAAGGCCGCCTTCGTCACCACCTGGGACGACCACGAGGTCACCAACGACCAGTGGCGCCGCGGCGCGGAGAACCACGACTCCTCCGAGGGCGACTACCTCGCCCGCCGGGCCCGCGCCCACCGCGCGTACGACGAGTGGATGCCGACCCGCATGGGCGACGCCGCCGCCGTCGGGGACGGCACCCGTCTCTACCGCCGGCTGCGCTTCGGCCGGCTCCTCGAGCTGTCCATGCTCGACCTGCGCACCTACCGGTCGAAGCAGGCCGCCGCTCCCGTGGAGCCGGCGGTCGACGACCCCGCGCGCACCATCACCGGCGACCGGCAGATGGCGTGGCTCAAGCAGTCGCTCGCCGAGGACCGCGCGCTGTGGAAGGTCGTGGGCAACCCCGTCATGATCGCGCCGGTGCGCCTGGCGAACCTGCCCGCCGATGCCCTGCAGGGCATCCAGGACACCACCGGGCTGCTGCCGCCGGAGGGGGTGCCCTACAACGTCGACCAGTGGGACGGCTACACCGCCGACCGGCGCGAGGTGCTCGCCCACCTGCGCGACCACGGCGTGCTCAACGCCGTCTTCCTCACCGGCGACATCCACTCCGCGTGGGCGTGCGACGTGCCGCTGGACGCCAGCACCTACCCGGTCACGGACTCCGTGGCCACCGAGTTCGTCTGCACGAGCGTGACCAGCAACAACCTCGACGACATCACCGGCTCGCCGCCGCGCACCTCGAGCATCGCGGTCGAGGAGGCGATCAAGACCGCCAACCGGCACATCAAGTACCTCAACTTCGACGACCACGGCTACTCGGTCGTCGACGTCACCCGCGACCGGCTGCAGGTCGACTACTTCGTGATCAGCGACCGCCGCGACCGCGACGCCGGCAGCCGCCGCGAGCAGAGCTGGGCCACCACCGTGAACTCCCAGAGCGTCACCCGGGTCGAGCAGGGGATCGACGGCTGA
- a CDS encoding lytic transglycosylase domain-containing protein, with product MIVKRTRAAAGLATAFALIAVTAPGGPASLVSSSEPVDTVVPPTEDSADSGFATGGIDYEPSERVSVEVPAVAGRDLAAASRTVVSRMKDLEAGTISDRALGSYVFAAQAMQKADPDCQVTWSMLAAIGRIESGHGTKDGAKLRNSGKADPAIRGAVLNGRGALPKVADTDEGRFDEDRRWDRAVGPMQLLPSTWSYVGVDGDGNGKRTPDDLDDAALAVGVYLCAAADKAGDTGKKADKAEKDAAADKGMQTALKWFNPSPAYSVLATRLEAEYLEAYGVTPYSAAPGATSLQAISLIAPMAPTLTADRAVVAARTAAAVKDADASTDKGDTGSSNGNDNGNGPGTVPGGDGSTPAPTDPTDGGPTDGGTPTAPPVDVPTDEPTDPPAEEPTDPPADPPAEEPTDPPAEEPTDPPAPAATISGVLEQVDGLFYVNGTEITGFTTAQLEPYIGLPVIVTYDPDSITSQ from the coding sequence GTGATCGTCAAGCGCACCCGTGCAGCAGCCGGGCTTGCCACCGCCTTCGCTCTCATCGCCGTCACCGCTCCGGGAGGACCGGCGTCGCTGGTCAGCTCGTCCGAGCCGGTCGACACCGTGGTCCCGCCGACCGAGGACAGCGCTGACAGCGGCTTCGCCACCGGCGGGATCGACTACGAGCCCAGCGAGCGGGTCTCCGTCGAGGTGCCGGCCGTCGCCGGCCGCGACCTCGCCGCCGCCAGCCGCACCGTCGTCTCCCGCATGAAGGACCTCGAGGCCGGCACCATCTCCGACCGGGCCCTGGGCTCCTACGTCTTCGCCGCGCAGGCCATGCAGAAGGCCGACCCCGACTGCCAGGTGACCTGGTCGATGCTGGCCGCCATCGGCCGCATCGAGTCCGGCCACGGCACCAAGGACGGCGCGAAGCTGCGCAACAGCGGCAAGGCCGACCCGGCCATCCGCGGCGCCGTGCTCAACGGCCGCGGCGCGCTGCCCAAGGTCGCGGACACCGACGAGGGCCGCTTCGACGAGGACCGTCGCTGGGACCGTGCCGTCGGCCCGATGCAGCTGCTGCCCTCCACCTGGTCCTACGTGGGCGTCGACGGTGACGGCAACGGCAAGCGCACCCCCGACGACCTCGACGACGCCGCCCTGGCGGTCGGCGTGTACCTGTGCGCGGCGGCCGACAAGGCCGGCGACACGGGGAAGAAGGCCGACAAGGCCGAGAAGGACGCCGCCGCGGACAAGGGCATGCAGACGGCCCTGAAGTGGTTCAACCCCTCGCCCGCCTACAGCGTCCTCGCCACCCGCCTCGAGGCGGAGTACCTCGAGGCGTACGGCGTCACGCCGTACAGCGCCGCTCCCGGCGCCACCAGCCTGCAGGCGATCTCGCTGATCGCTCCGATGGCGCCGACGCTCACCGCCGACCGCGCCGTGGTCGCCGCCCGAACGGCCGCCGCGGTCAAGGACGCTGACGCCTCGACGGACAAGGGCGACACGGGTTCGTCCAACGGCAACGACAACGGGAACGGCCCCGGCACGGTTCCCGGCGGCGACGGCAGCACGCCTGCGCCGACCGATCCCACCGACGGTGGCCCGACCGACGGTGGGACCCCGACGGCCCCGCCCGTGGACGTGCCCACCGACGAGCCGACGGACCCGCCGGCCGAGGAGCCGACCGACCCGCCGGCCGACCCGCCGGCCGAGGAGCCGACCGACCCGCCGGCCGAGGAGCCGACGGACCCGCCCGCCCCGGCCGCCACCATCAGTGGTGTCCTCGAGCAGGTCGACGGCCTCTTCTACGTCAACGGCACCGAGATCACCGGGTTCACCACGGCGCAGCTCGAGCCCTACATCGGCCTGCCCGTCATCGTGACCTACGACCCCGACTCGATCACCTCGCAGTGA
- a CDS encoding wax ester/triacylglycerol synthase family O-acyltransferase, whose translation MFVPMDPTAQGFMLAESRNTPMHVGGLQLFTPPDGAGPEWGREQFERSLQVTDIAPLYLKRPKRSLTTAGTWFWTEDDEFDLEYHVRHSALPAPGRVRELLELCGRLHGTRLARERPLWELHFIEGLQDGRIAIYSKLHHALVDGVAAMRLLQATMDTDPSVTDTPPAWAARQAAAKAERDQEETSQRLMDLPVGAFRSALAVSSEAAGLPFALLKTLNRGLRNETAPISLYAPRTILNQKITGARRFAAQQWSLDRIKAIGKASGTTVNDVVLAMCSGALRHYLLEMDELPSQSLIAMVPVSLKLDSAQSADASGGNAVGTIMVKLATDEPDSGARLEAIHRSVNAGKEALASMTPTQILAMSGLGVSPVVLQPMLRMQGITRPPFNLVISNVPGPRTTLYMSGAELQGMYPMSIPVHGQAMNVTCTSYNGMMNFGLTGCRRTAPKLQRLLTHLDDELSGLEEACGISA comes from the coding sequence ATGTTCGTGCCGATGGACCCGACCGCGCAGGGCTTCATGCTGGCGGAGTCGCGCAACACCCCGATGCACGTCGGCGGGCTGCAGCTGTTCACCCCGCCCGACGGCGCCGGCCCCGAGTGGGGGCGCGAGCAGTTCGAGCGCTCGTTGCAGGTCACCGACATCGCGCCGCTCTACCTCAAGCGCCCCAAGCGCTCACTGACCACCGCCGGCACCTGGTTCTGGACCGAGGACGACGAGTTCGACCTGGAGTACCACGTGCGCCACAGCGCGCTGCCCGCCCCTGGACGGGTGCGCGAGCTGCTCGAGCTGTGCGGACGGCTGCACGGCACCCGGCTCGCTCGCGAACGGCCGCTGTGGGAGCTGCACTTCATCGAGGGCCTGCAGGACGGGCGCATCGCGATCTACAGCAAGCTGCACCACGCGCTCGTCGACGGCGTGGCCGCGATGCGGCTGCTCCAGGCCACCATGGACACCGACCCCTCCGTCACCGACACCCCGCCGGCGTGGGCGGCGCGGCAGGCGGCCGCGAAGGCCGAGCGGGACCAGGAGGAGACCAGCCAGCGCCTGATGGACCTCCCGGTGGGAGCGTTCCGCAGTGCGCTGGCGGTCAGCTCGGAGGCGGCCGGACTGCCCTTCGCGCTCCTCAAGACCCTCAACCGCGGCCTGCGCAACGAGACCGCACCGATCTCGCTCTACGCACCCCGCACGATCCTCAACCAGAAGATCACCGGCGCTCGGCGCTTCGCGGCGCAGCAGTGGTCGCTGGACCGCATCAAGGCCATCGGCAAGGCCTCCGGCACAACCGTCAACGACGTGGTGCTGGCCATGTGCAGCGGCGCGCTGCGGCACTACCTGCTCGAGATGGACGAGCTGCCGAGCCAGTCGCTGATCGCGATGGTGCCGGTCAGCCTCAAGCTCGACTCGGCCCAGTCGGCGGACGCCTCCGGCGGCAACGCGGTGGGCACCATCATGGTGAAGCTGGCCACCGACGAGCCCGACAGCGGTGCCCGCCTCGAGGCGATCCACCGCTCGGTCAACGCCGGCAAGGAGGCGCTGGCGAGCATGACGCCGACGCAGATCCTCGCCATGAGCGGGCTCGGCGTCAGTCCGGTCGTGCTGCAGCCGATGCTGCGGATGCAGGGCATCACGCGCCCGCCGTTCAACCTGGTGATCTCGAACGTGCCGGGTCCGCGGACGACGCTCTACATGAGCGGAGCGGAGCTGCAGGGCATGTACCCGATGTCGATCCCGGTGCACGGGCAGGCCATGAACGTCACCTGCACGTCGTACAACGGTATGATGAACTTCGGCCTCACCGGCTGTCGCCGGACCGCTCCGAAGCTGCAACGTCTGCTGACCCACCTCGACGACGAGCTGTCCGGCCTCGAGGAGGCCTGCGGCATCTCCGCCTGA
- a CDS encoding DEAD/DEAH box helicase, with the protein MSIWSHFDEPELIRTFGRATYERGREYALSGSVLGLQVQDSGAAVTLLQGDVTGSRTFDYATSVTLVDQPGSPWLDSRCTCPVSRLCKHAVAVVVAAREQEESGAGRGPDWERVLDEVLDELADAAGEQATPTRDLGLEIGLSQASAGAGRGAWGSGRSRAAGSDDAPAPGRLRVRPVQRSLKGTWARTHVSWTEVPNLEHRADVDVAQARALTQLLAAHQVTNRQTWPGAEPQLALGSFGPSLWSLLDAAVATGVALVPGKDVRSLRLAETTARVALDVSGQAGAPSDLAAGNPADGPVEDLGVRLGVRLDGDWHPGARVEVLAPVAGSARAAAPTGHGVALWDGEDGVWDVLLAPVDRPVGARVGRALRAGDRFVVPAGERERLTGDYLPRLQRHLPVGSSDASVVVAEAPRPRLALEVTWAAVDEVALSWSWRYRAGADDRVYALGDTRGLRGIRAPEQEASILAALRLDEEQTYRLCGGRREHGLIGEQVITGPAVIGFVDDTLVPLEASGQVEIEETGHRPDFTELHEQPEVSFTSAPEQPGPGSPTDWLDLQVVIRIGTRPLGLAQVLEAMTLGAERIILRDGAHVRIDRPEFAELRALVTAARELVEQPTDGVRVSRSDLGLWAELADLGIVDAQASAWTRAALALRDLEGLPEVEPDVDAELRPYQLDGFRWLAFLWSRGLGGILADDMGLGKTLQTLALVAHARREGSAPFLVVAPTSVVATWAHEAATFVPGLTTRTVTESRARRGVGLDQVVDGADLVVTSYTLYRMEAAEYAARSWGGLVLDEAQTVKNHEGKTYQAVRRLDVPFRLALSGTPMENRLMELWSLLSIVAPGLYAYPDRFREAVANPVEKEGDQQVLERFRRRIRPFLLRRTKDLVARDLPPKQEQVLEVTLTPRHRRIYQTHLQRERQNVLGLLGDFDKQRMAIFTSLTRLRQLSLDASLLSEEYAGTGSAKIDTLVDHLQEVLAEGHRALVFSQFTSFLRRVRDRLDAEGITSTYLDGATRRRGEVVSEFKEGDAGVFLISLKAGGVGLTLTEADYVFVMDPWWNPAVEAQAVDRAHRIGQTRPVIVYRMVSVDTVEEKVMELKARKADLFARVLDGGGGAGTPLTADDVRALFDD; encoded by the coding sequence ATGTCGATCTGGAGCCACTTCGACGAGCCGGAGCTGATCCGCACCTTCGGCCGCGCGACCTACGAGCGGGGGCGCGAGTACGCCCTGTCCGGCTCCGTCCTGGGGCTCCAGGTCCAGGACTCCGGTGCTGCGGTCACCCTGCTGCAGGGCGACGTCACCGGCAGTCGCACGTTCGACTACGCCACGAGCGTGACGCTGGTGGACCAGCCCGGCTCGCCGTGGCTCGACTCCCGCTGCACGTGCCCGGTCAGCCGGCTGTGCAAGCACGCCGTCGCGGTCGTGGTGGCCGCCCGCGAGCAGGAGGAGAGTGGAGCGGGCCGCGGCCCGGACTGGGAGCGGGTCCTCGACGAGGTGCTCGACGAGCTGGCCGACGCCGCCGGGGAGCAGGCGACGCCCACCCGCGACCTCGGGCTCGAGATCGGCCTGTCGCAGGCCTCCGCGGGCGCCGGGCGGGGCGCGTGGGGCAGCGGGCGCAGCCGCGCCGCCGGGTCCGACGACGCACCGGCACCGGGCCGGCTCCGGGTGCGGCCGGTGCAGCGCAGCCTCAAGGGCACCTGGGCCCGCACCCACGTGTCGTGGACCGAGGTGCCGAACCTCGAGCACCGCGCCGACGTCGACGTCGCGCAGGCCCGCGCGCTGACCCAGCTGCTGGCCGCCCACCAGGTGACCAACCGCCAGACCTGGCCCGGCGCGGAGCCGCAGCTCGCGCTGGGCTCGTTCGGTCCGTCGCTGTGGTCCCTGCTGGACGCGGCGGTCGCGACCGGGGTGGCGCTGGTGCCCGGCAAGGACGTCCGGTCGTTGCGGCTGGCCGAGACGACGGCGCGGGTGGCCCTCGACGTGAGCGGGCAGGCGGGTGCGCCGTCGGACCTCGCGGCCGGGAACCCGGCCGACGGGCCGGTGGAGGACCTGGGCGTCCGGCTCGGGGTGCGGCTCGACGGCGACTGGCACCCGGGCGCCCGGGTCGAGGTGCTGGCGCCGGTGGCCGGGTCCGCCCGTGCCGCCGCGCCGACGGGGCACGGGGTGGCCCTGTGGGACGGCGAGGACGGGGTCTGGGACGTGCTGCTGGCTCCGGTCGACCGGCCCGTCGGGGCCCGGGTCGGGCGTGCGCTGCGGGCAGGCGACCGGTTCGTCGTACCAGCGGGGGAGCGGGAGCGGCTCACCGGCGACTACCTGCCCCGGCTGCAGCGCCACCTGCCGGTCGGCTCCTCCGACGCCAGCGTGGTGGTGGCCGAGGCCCCGCGCCCCCGCCTGGCGCTGGAGGTGACCTGGGCCGCGGTCGACGAGGTGGCGCTGTCGTGGTCCTGGCGCTACCGGGCCGGGGCCGACGACCGGGTCTACGCCCTCGGTGACACCCGGGGCCTGCGCGGGATCCGGGCGCCCGAGCAGGAGGCCTCGATCCTGGCCGCGCTGCGGCTCGACGAGGAGCAGACCTACCGGCTGTGCGGCGGGCGTCGCGAGCACGGGCTCATCGGTGAGCAGGTGATCACCGGGCCTGCGGTCATCGGGTTCGTCGACGACACCCTCGTGCCGCTGGAGGCGTCGGGACAGGTGGAGATCGAGGAGACCGGGCACCGTCCGGACTTCACCGAGCTCCACGAGCAGCCGGAGGTCAGCTTCACCTCGGCTCCCGAGCAGCCCGGGCCGGGCAGCCCGACCGACTGGCTGGACCTGCAGGTGGTGATCCGGATCGGCACCCGGCCGCTCGGGCTGGCACAGGTGCTGGAGGCGATGACGCTCGGGGCCGAGCGGATCATCCTGCGCGACGGCGCCCACGTGCGCATCGACCGGCCCGAGTTCGCCGAGCTGCGCGCGCTGGTGACCGCGGCGCGCGAGCTGGTCGAGCAGCCCACCGACGGGGTGCGGGTCTCCCGCTCCGACCTCGGGCTCTGGGCCGAGCTCGCCGACCTCGGCATCGTCGACGCCCAGGCGTCGGCCTGGACGCGGGCGGCGCTCGCGCTGCGCGACCTGGAGGGCCTGCCCGAGGTCGAGCCGGACGTCGACGCCGAGCTGCGTCCCTACCAGCTCGACGGGTTCCGCTGGCTGGCGTTCCTGTGGTCCCGCGGTCTGGGCGGGATCCTGGCCGACGACATGGGGCTGGGCAAGACGCTGCAGACCCTGGCCCTCGTCGCCCACGCCCGGCGGGAGGGGTCGGCGCCGTTCCTCGTCGTCGCGCCCACCTCCGTGGTGGCGACCTGGGCCCACGAGGCGGCCACGTTCGTGCCCGGTCTGACCACCCGCACCGTCACCGAGTCGCGCGCCCGCCGCGGGGTGGGGCTCGACCAGGTCGTCGACGGCGCCGACCTCGTGGTGACCTCCTACACGCTCTACCGGATGGAGGCCGCGGAGTACGCCGCGCGCTCCTGGGGCGGGCTGGTCCTCGACGAGGCCCAGACCGTGAAGAACCACGAGGGCAAGACCTACCAGGCCGTCCGGCGGCTCGACGTACCGTTCCGGCTGGCGCTCAGCGGGACCCCGATGGAGAACCGGCTGATGGAGCTGTGGTCGCTGCTGTCGATCGTCGCGCCCGGGCTCTACGCCTACCCCGACCGGTTCCGCGAGGCGGTGGCGAACCCCGTCGAGAAGGAGGGCGACCAGCAGGTCCTCGAGCGCTTCCGCCGCCGGATCCGGCCCTTCCTGCTGCGGCGCACCAAGGACCTGGTGGCGCGCGACCTGCCGCCCAAGCAGGAGCAGGTCCTCGAGGTCACGCTCACCCCGCGGCACCGGCGGATCTACCAGACCCACCTGCAGCGGGAGCGCCAGAACGTCCTCGGCCTGCTCGGCGACTTCGACAAGCAGCGGATGGCGATCTTCACCTCGCTCACCCGGCTGCGCCAGCTGAGCCTCGACGCCTCCCTGCTCTCCGAGGAGTACGCCGGCACCGGCTCGGCCAAGATCGACACCCTCGTCGACCACCTGCAGGAGGTCCTGGCCGAGGGCCACCGCGCGCTGGTGTTCAGCCAGTTCACGTCGTTCCTGCGGCGGGTGCGCGACCGGCTGGACGCCGAGGGCATCACCTCGACCTACCTCGACGGCGCCACCCGCCGCCGGGGCGAGGTGGTCAGCGAGTTCAAGGAGGGCGACGCGGGCGTCTTCCTCATCAGCCTGAAGGCGGGCGGCGTGGGGCTGACCCTCACCGAGGCCGACTACGTCTTCGTGATGGACCCGTGGTGGAACCCGGCCGTCGAGGCGCAGGCCGTCGACCGGGCGCACCGCATCGGGCAGACCCGGCCGGTGATCGTCTACCGGATGGTCTCGGTCGACACCGTCGAGGAGAAGGTCATGGAGCTCAAGGCCCGCAAGGCCGACCTCTTCGCGCGCGTGCTCGACGGCGGCGGGGGAGCGGGCACGCCGCTGACCGCCGACGACGTCCGCGCCCTCTTCGACGACTGA
- a CDS encoding PLDc N-terminal domain-containing protein produces the protein MLRLVEFAGPVILVLWIYCVVSVILTPDGATRNLPKLAWLFLVLLFPLVGSIAWLVAGRPDTAGSRRSSHEREAPAFPEYDRPGRAAGVTAESDEEFLRRVRERAEQQRRTEQERRRREAGDA, from the coding sequence ATGCTGCGACTGGTCGAATTCGCCGGGCCGGTGATCCTGGTGCTCTGGATCTACTGCGTGGTCAGCGTGATCCTCACCCCCGACGGTGCCACCCGGAACCTCCCCAAGCTCGCCTGGCTGTTCCTCGTGTTGCTGTTCCCGCTGGTCGGCAGCATCGCCTGGCTGGTGGCGGGACGCCCCGACACGGCCGGCTCGCGCCGCTCGTCCCACGAGCGGGAGGCCCCGGCGTTCCCCGAGTACGACCGACCGGGCCGCGCCGCCGGCGTCACCGCGGAGTCCGACGAGGAGTTCCTCCGCCGGGTCCGCGAGCGCGCGGAGCAGCAGCGCCGGACCGAGCAGGAACGACGGCGCCGGGAGGCCGGCGACGCCTGA
- a CDS encoding nucleotide pyrophosphatase/phosphodiesterase family protein produces the protein MCDLPSSSSGAGPDSGRFGADLDRRTLLRVGGVAGAAGAATLVSAAVGAPAYAARGRRRAYVLVVDGCRPGEITPELTPTLASLRAGGFDYPRAQSLPVMETIPNHTMMMTGVRPDRTGVPANTVYDRELGEVRTLDRPSDLRFPTVISRLNRAGFTTGTVLSKEYLYGIFGGRATYRWEPQPIIPISGHAPDVATMDATLDMVEEVDPNLVFVNLGDIDRFGHSDLTGTTLQLARRLALADTDLQVKRFVDLLRSSGRWERSLVVVLADHSMDWSTPDAVINLSSVFEANALLAGRVAIADNGGADLLSWTGPRARRDDALRTMRRLALATPGVLSVHRPAELRLGPEAGDLVVYCRAGWRFSDPDYTSNPIPGNHGHPATLPIPFFLAGGADAVRRGSSTARAHTMDVAPTVGRFFGLGAPRGGYDGRSRLP, from the coding sequence ATGTGCGACCTGCCGAGCTCCTCGTCCGGTGCTGGTCCTGACTCCGGTCGCTTCGGCGCGGACCTGGACCGCCGCACCCTCCTGCGCGTCGGCGGCGTCGCCGGCGCCGCGGGCGCCGCGACCCTCGTCAGCGCGGCCGTCGGCGCCCCGGCGTACGCCGCTCGCGGGCGTCGGCGCGCCTACGTCCTCGTCGTGGACGGCTGCCGGCCGGGCGAGATCACGCCCGAGCTGACCCCCACCCTGGCGAGCCTGCGGGCCGGCGGGTTCGACTACCCGCGCGCCCAGTCGCTGCCGGTCATGGAGACCATCCCGAACCACACGATGATGATGACCGGCGTGCGCCCGGACCGCACCGGCGTCCCGGCCAACACGGTCTACGACCGCGAGCTCGGTGAGGTGCGCACGCTGGACCGTCCCTCGGACCTGAGGTTCCCGACCGTCATCTCCCGGCTGAACCGGGCCGGCTTCACGACCGGCACGGTGCTGTCCAAGGAGTACCTCTACGGGATCTTCGGGGGTCGGGCGACCTACCGCTGGGAGCCGCAGCCGATCATCCCGATCAGCGGGCACGCCCCCGACGTGGCGACCATGGACGCCACCCTCGACATGGTCGAGGAGGTGGACCCCAACCTGGTCTTCGTCAACCTCGGCGACATCGACCGCTTCGGGCACTCCGACCTGACCGGGACCACGCTGCAGCTGGCGCGTCGCCTCGCGCTGGCCGACACCGACCTCCAGGTGAAGCGCTTCGTGGACCTGCTGCGCAGCAGCGGCCGCTGGGAGCGCTCGCTGGTGGTGGTCCTCGCCGACCACTCCATGGACTGGTCGACCCCCGACGCCGTGATCAACCTGAGCTCGGTGTTCGAGGCGAACGCCTTGCTGGCCGGGCGCGTCGCGATCGCCGACAACGGCGGCGCCGACCTCCTGTCGTGGACCGGACCGCGGGCCCGCCGTGACGACGCCCTGCGGACGATGCGCCGTCTCGCGCTGGCGACGCCCGGCGTGCTGTCGGTCCACCGTCCGGCCGAGCTGCGGCTCGGGCCCGAGGCCGGCGACCTGGTCGTCTACTGCCGCGCCGGGTGGCGCTTCTCCGACCCCGACTACACCTCGAACCCGATCCCCGGCAACCACGGTCACCCCGCGACGCTGCCGATCCCGTTCTTCCTCGCCGGCGGCGCGGACGCCGTACGCCGGGGGTCGTCGACCGCGCGGGCGCACACGATGGACGTGGCGCCCACGGTGGGCCGCTTCTTCGGCCTCGGAGCACCCCGGGGCGGGTACGACGGACGGTCGCGCCTGCCCTGA